GTCTCATGTCAATCAACCAAACAGTATAAAGCAACAAAGTTAATATGCCTGGGTTGCATCTGAATCAAGTTGCACAAAAGAATGTGCAAATACGCTTCAATCCCTTATGCAATCTGAAGTTTTCTATTAAAATAGAACTCAAATAGTTTCAAAACTTTAAATTTACCAATTGCATGATGGTCAAATATCGTTTCCACCAGAGATATTTTTGGAACTGTGGGCCACAAGCTGCTAATCCATAGTATAGATACATAACGATATGGATAACGGCATTCATATGAGCTCCAAAAAAAGCTGGAATTGCAAAAAAGTGTTACTGATCTCCCAGAAATACAATTCTTCAAATTTAATAATTGGAAATTAAtgttaaaaatgtgaaaaatctAGATCATATATTTGGCTTTTTACAATAATATTACTACAAAGCAATCCCACTTATCAAAGGTTGACTCACCCTGGTTCATAGCTCACACCGCTTGAGATATTGATATTTTCTTGTCTGACACTTTGTAATAATGATGCTCTGCAATGCATCCCTCCCAGTGTCCAAACTGTGTTTAATACATTATCTATAACTACGAAGGTGGACAGAGTGCTAAATAGCctcaaggaaacaaacaagaaTTCAGATTTCTATAACATTAGGCTTTGAAAGGCATCATTTAAAAAATACGCTTTCACAACTACTAAAGCTAAATTTCCCCCCGCCTTAAATGTTAAATTTCATTACAAGACAGACTTCGGTGTCAGCTATCTTTAGTCTTTCTCTTGTTATTCTTGAATCAGTCAGTCTTCATTTATAAATGGGGTGCGTTTTGAATAAGGGAGAGAAACAACTACTGGAAGTTCTGTTTAGAGAGGATGCTTATTTGCCTGTACAATTTAAAATGGAGATCAGTTTTTACATCCTCACAGTAGGGACACTAATTCTACACAGAATTTCATGTTCTAGATTCTTAGAAGATTCCCTATTTGCTTCCAACACAAGGCCTGATTTTAACCCAGAATTATAATCATGTACAGGCTGAGGAAGGCAAATAAAATCCTCTCACCTCTATACGGGATATAGCAAGTGGCTGGTTGATGGAAAAGGGAATACCAGGCACTCCAAAATTGTTGGGAGAATAGCTGCCGATACTCTGTTAAGTCATAGTGAGATGTGTTGGGAGTCTTGTAATGGAAGAATGGGGAGTGTTCCTATGGTATCTCGAGGTGAGTCTAATTGGACTATAATTTCAGTTCTCTTCCTTATGGTTAGACTGAAAATTAATACTGCATATTTCCTTGCAATATAACAAGTCCCATACATCTCCAAGTCTATTGTGTGCTTTTTCAAGCATCATAGCATTGTTTTGACAGATGGCAAAATATTTTTCCATACAGCAGCTTGCAATCCAAGCCACTATAACTCATGCAAATCAATTGTATCAAAGTATTACATTAAAAGGATGACAAAGTTTAAATTACCTTTCCTTTCCTGGGGATTTCCCCTCAAGACCAATAAAACCAACTGGCAAGCATGAACAATGACATATTGCAACATTGtgaattcttttctttttttattaAAGGCTGCGAGTGAATGATATCCACATAGGATTATAAATTGTTGGCCCCAATTGTCCAACTGTAATAGTAGTTATATACACAGTTAAACCTGGAAATGAAGAAGTTGCTACTTCTAAATCACTGACTTCCTATTCTTTcacatgctgttttttttttgaggTCCTCGCAGGTAGCAAGCTTTCGAGATTACTGAACTGTCTGGAACTTTCCATTTTATGTTGTAATATCACTATTAGAAGTATCTGTAACAGTGCTGAAatataaatgaatttttaatatAAAAACTTATAACTACTCTGAAGAACCTCTCTGGACTTACAAATTTTATATTTGTATATGCCAAATAATGTGCTAAACCTCcacaagtttgaataaatattttgaaagaattCATTAAATGTGATTATATAATAAGATAGGTCCCGATTTTATTCCCTCTCTCTGCAATAGTTTTCCTTGATTTGTTGTCGATGAGAGTTCTTCAATGTGATTGGCTGCTTACCACTTTGATGGCATCATGATTGCTTAACATCTGAAGATCCTTTTGACTTAGTCCCTAATTCAAACTAACATTAGCAAAGGAGAAATCCATGCAATAACAATTGCTACATTTTTGTTGGTAGCTTTCATTGCAGTCAGTAGTGAGCACGATTGATTTATCAGCAACTGTGAAAATCTGGGTTAGTCTACCTGGTAAACTtgaatgatttttcttttcttccattGGCACTTTAGAAACAAATAAACTAGACAGAAACCACACTTTCAAAAAGCTAACCAAAGATTTTCTTATGTTCTAAATGACACCTCATCACAAGAGCCGAGAACACCATAACATATCTTAACATTTTCGTGTTTATTCTCATGAGACCAAGTTCTATAGCCAACtataaatgaaaatatttattaaaaatgcaGTTGTTTACAGAAAAAAATCCCAAAAAActttagatgctggaaatcagaaacaaaattactgagaaaactcagcaagtctagcagagCATGTGGAGAAACACAGAATTAATGTTCTTCACTTCTGAAGAACCGCCTCTAgattcaaagcattaactctttctctccacagatgctgccagatctgctgagtttttccaacaatttctatttttgttttcgaTGCAGTGCTTTATTTTCCTCGTTACTATTTTATCATATTTTCAATTTACTTAAGTGAGACTTCAAAATAGACAATTTATATACCATCACAGACTACACTCTTCCTCAACACAACTTTGCATTTTATAACAATGATAATACATATTTAGTTCCCCTGATAATCAGGTGCCTAACATTTTGTACTCACATTGCCCTCCTGCTACCCATTTGATTCCGATCCACCAGAGGGTAAACATTGTGAAGTGATGATATACGTGCAGAAAGGTGACCTGGTTAAATTTCTTCCTCAATATAAAAAATACTGTGTCCAGGTATTCAATCCCCTTTGAAACATAATACCACCACAAGGCCGATGCTATCtataacaaaaaaaacacaactgacAAGAATCACTTCAACAGTTACATgaaaaatgtaaattttaaaacatttcatgaCTGATATTTTTGTAGTGTTAAACAAAATAGCAAATGTTGAGAACGTGAATACAGGAAAATACGAGAAATGCTCAACAATTTGGTTGACCTGAAAGAGGCAAATAGTTCACTGAGTCAGACTCTTAAAAGCTGCTacaatttgaaatgtcataaaattACTCGATTATTGGAAATATCAGCTCACTAACTTCCTTCACAGAATGAAAGCCACTGTTCTTACCTGATCTAGCCTCTCTGTAACCCTAGTTCCATACAAAGTGGTTGACATAAAACAACCTTTAAAATATCCAAGCAAGAAATCCAATAAACACACTCTCAGGGCACTGACgatggagaataaatgctgtTATTTCTTCCAGCAACACCAATATACCAGGAACTATAAATTTAAAAGTGATGCATTATTCCATTACTACAAactgttgcatttaaacattttTCTCAACAAAAGTAATGGAAAGGAGGAAAGAACAGAAGGATGGAAAGACGACATAAACAAGAGAGAAAATTGCATTAACTTTTGGTGTCAGTCACAAATCTGAAAATTCCAGCCCCAAATCTAGACCCCACTGTTTTTATAGCTTGGTGAGAGGAGAATAAAGTTGGCTTGCAAACCGCACATCTGTGATTCTCAGAGGCAGTTGCATATATGAAGTGGGGATATCCAAAATATAACTGGTGGAAGGTTTAAACTCACCAGAGTGActtggagatgtacagcacctTTTTGATAGCCTTTGGGAGAGATCAAGTGCCATTTGGGAAAAGTAAAGACCCCCTTGTGATTGGCATTAATAGAGCGCGGAGAAACACATCAAAATGGCCAAGTCAGTTGGAATCACAGGAGGGAGCTGTTCAGCTATTTAAGTTCCCCACCTTTTTACATACAAAAACAATTTGAAGAAATTCAGGACAGGTGATATTCATCTTTGTTAAAATAAACCTGAGAGTTATCTGCTACATTATGAGATCACAACCAATCATGATTGCTTTGATTAACTCTAAGTGTCTATAAAGATCCTGAAAGGGGACTATGCTATTCTTATTCGAGATGATAGATAGATTTATATTAATAAGgcttaaataaaattaaaatcaaatcaacagACATTCAAGAGCTTTATTTGGTTTTAACATGGATTCTGAGGTCTGCCTGTGCCATGGAAGTTGTTCGGGCAAAGAATGGTGAATGAGGACATGGGCTGTCATCAAGTTGGCACAAGAGCAATAAAAGGCCACAGGAGATGAATTGGGGGGGGGGATGAAATGGCAGCAAGTGGCATGGTAAGAGTGCTGGAAGAAGGCACGCACGTTAGGAAATGAGGAAAGATGGCTGGATTTTATGTTATTCCCCCAAAGCCTTAACAAGAGCCAAACCACCAAGGGCCAACCTTCCTGCCGAACGATAGCCCAAACATCTGTCAGAGCAGCAGCTAAGGCTCAAATTTTCACCAACATGGCAACATGCTTGTGGAAGCCATCCCAACAATGAAAATTCAGGCCAAATTTTTGCTCTGGAATACACGTTTCCTGTAAGTAACAACTATCTCCATTTAAGCACTGTAGGTTGACCTGCCTTGAAATATTTCCTTCAATACAATTTGACTGCCATGCATCAAGAAAAGGAAACGGAACATCACTTGAATAAATAATCATTTTAATAGTGCAGGAAAGCAAAATTATGTGGGCGAAGTATCGAACATCATGGATATCAAACGTATCTTAAAAGATTCAGTATTTTTTGCCATCTTACTTCTTGCAGGAAATACAGAATGCCAGAATAAAGTGCACATGCACTTATCTTCAATGTCAACTAGAAAACAAGAATGCTTCTGTCCATTGTTTAACTATTCAGTATCAATTCTTGTCAACTGCAAAACGAATGAAAATACCTACCCGTACTTCATTGACATCATCTGTGTACTTGACAGTCTGGCAAATATAACTATATCCTGCTGCTCTTGCAGCGAAGAAGAGCTGTAAGGAACAATACACCAGTGACAATAGTGATGAAGAACAAAGGATAGACTGCTAAATATTTTAAGTCTGTGCCTGAAAGCAAAAGCAGCTAAAAAGGTCTTGGTTAAAAATGCCTTTACGTTAGTGAGGCGATGTTTCCTTTAGTTTGATTTAGTTGATCATCTGGTTTTCACATGTAAACATTCAACAACATACACTGAGAAATAATTAACTAGAGGTATTGTTAGATCACCAAGTTTTTCTATATTACATTTTCTACATTGAACTACAATCAATGTTGCAAAGGTACACCACTACCTGATTAAGCATTTAAGGATGTCCTGGGATGGtgaaacattattttaaaaaaaatctcatttctaAAATTTACAGGCAAATTTTACATTTTCTCATTTGTCCCTGAGCAAACAGAAGCCATTATTTGGTGATTTCTCCAGTCTAGAGCCTATgtcagtgatttttgttttgtccaTATTGGCATCCCACATTTTTGAATTTGAGGTTGATCTGTTACCTTGTGGCTAAGTCTGGTCAGTATCTGGAATCTTCCATTTCATGTCCACAATTACAGAGCTGGAGATATGAATGAAGGGAATGAATGGGAAGAAAAGAACTTTCATTTACATAGGTTTCACAATCTCAGGAAATGTCAAAGTGCATCACACCGAATAATGCATTTTTCAAATGCAATCACAACGGTCATGGAGTGAAATGATCGATCAAGCAACACAACTGCTGCTAAATTTAGCTTCAGGTGTCAGGAAGAATCACGCAATTTAAAGCAAGAAAATTTGGtgaaaatttgttttcttttctctctcgtTTATGAGCAAAAGTATGAGAGGCGGGGTAGCTGAGTGACCTGCTTCTCATCTTTGGCTGTAGTACTCATCTAATTTTAAAGGGACTTACGATGAATCTATCCTTCGAATCTCATCAGCGTTCACTTAGCTTCTCTGCATTGATGTTATGGGCAAGATTGATCAATCTTACCGATAGATCGAAATGCTGTATTCTCTGAATTCCAACAGATTGAACCTTGCTTTTGATAAAAGAAAACACTAAAAGATAACCTGgtagaggtctttaaaattatgaagagttTCAATAAGGTAAACGTAGTAACTGTTACCACAGTGGTGAATTGCAAAATATGGGCCATAATTAACAGAGAAAATCCTTTACCTAGAACGTAGTTAGCTACCGCAAGGAGAAATTTAAGTTAATAGCATAAACGCATGTAAGGGGAATCTAGATATACATAACAGAGGAAAGACAAAAGGATATGTTTATAGGGTGGGAAAGAAGTGGGAGAAGATGGTGTTTATATATCACACTAACAACAGATATTGATTTGAATGCTTTATTCTAGTTTGGTAAATGTTATACAAGGGTTTCTTTCACAGATACAAATAGCATAAATCCCATGACCCAGTAGAGCCGAATGAAGCAGAATACATAGGTATGACTGACTAACCTCCTTAAAGATGTAGAAATTTAGTATTACCATTCCAAAGTTGTAGAAAATAAGCAGCGTACGTAGCTGAAAAGGCTCCCTGTTATTCATCCATTTTGGACCCAGCCACACAAATAAAAGGTAAAGACTGCTCAATGCCAATGTAGGCAGGGGTGACTGCATCAAAGTCCAGTTTTCCACCCGCTTGTCTGTTAAAATAAGGGACAAATTATAAATGTgcttttattatttaaaaaaagtgCATGAACAAACAACTTCTAATTCAAGCTGATACTATATTAGTACTACAATATATTTCTATAATATTTAATTCCTTGATCCAGATGTATGCAGATCAACATAAAGTAGATTATGCAAACAGACTGAAGTGGAAGCACTGAGTCTTCTTTGGTGGAGAGGCCGCCAAAGCAGACTCCTGAAGAAGATTCCAGCATGACTAAAGCATCTTATGGGCTGCATTTAGCAAGAATAACATTTAGTTCATCTGACATTTATGCCACCTCAGAACTGATATATTAGTACTGCTCCCAAACTGTTCTATCGGCTCTCATTCCCCGCATCGCCATACTTTTTGCTTGCTTGTAAACAATTCCTTTCAACAGGTCTAGCTGATGATATTTAATCTCTAGAGCTACGCATTGTGACAGGGCTGCATATTTTATGTTGGTAAATGGGGCGAGAAACTGCACTTGGGCTTGAGATAGCTTTTCAGTTGTCTGAGGAGAATGTTGATTTGGCTGCAGCACAAAATTATTTTTCTGCGACACATTCTTAGCTAGTGTGAAGAAGTATCATTACAAAAGCACAACTGAATCTTATCAACAGTAAGGAGGAACACCAAAGGGGAAACTGAAGATTTCTAATATTTTACACTGATCCTATACTATTACCTatataaacagtaaattaaaagCCATCCATGAACAAATACCAAGACACTTGAAACCAACAGAACTATCTAGTGTTTGTCCATTTCATGTTACATTTACACAAATATATACCACACCTCAAAATACCAGCCCAGCCACCTCTGGTCCAGTTCTTTTTGTGGTTATTCGGATCTCCAGCCCTCACTCCTCAACTAACACCTGTGGTCTCTCCATACCCTCTCATCCAGTATCCTCTAGCCGCAAAACTGATGAGCCACGTAATAATATTGACAATTCATTTTAATTACAACCATTCTACATTCCGTTTGAGAAAGGCTTACCCTCTTACATTATCATAAACTCTCAAACACaaacacccagagaaaatccaattgaaaaaaaaccttttatCCAGTTAACACCACGAGATCTTGTTCTTAGAATGAAGCCCATTCCATTTTCTTAGCTGGATGCAAGACAGCCAAAGTAATCGAACAACCATCATTACTAAAATATCAATGAAGGAAAATATGTCTATAGATCCCCACTCTTATCTCTGGAAGATATGAGTGGCAACAACCAAATCACAATTCTGTTCCCTGGTAACCTTGAGATAACTTTTCAGTTGTCTGTCAAGAATGTTGATTTGGCTGCAGCACAGAATTATTTTTCTGTTACGTATTTTTATCTAGTGTGGAGCAGTATCATTACAAAAGCACAAGTGGAAGAGAAAACAGGGCCCTTTGGCCTCAGGTATTGATGTGTCAACGGTGCAGAGCAGACAAGACAGAAAAAACCTACACCCATTAATTGAGAATAAAGTAAAATACAGAGTTACTGCAGCTGTTTCTTAGTCACTTGAAGATTGCATTAGTCGACTTATGCCATGCAGACTGAATTCAAGAGGTTGTGTTATGTACAACATTTTTGTTGAAGACTATTTCTTTGAAACCCTGATTGGCTGTCTGTTGCAATCGATTGTTCTAGGACATACCCTGATCCACAAAAACGGTGCTGAAAACTTTTGATAGAATAAGGTAAGAGTTTGAAAGACAATGAGACCATGACAAtttgcaaaaataaattttaattgtATCTGACATTGAGTGTAATTTATACTTTACAATTAATCAAATGCCTATCAATGCATGCTTAACTAATGTTGACACTGGGTTTAGAGTTTAGGCGATTAATAAAAATGGTATTCGGCATTTCGTTTGACTTTTATTCAGGACAACATCCTCTGTTTCAAACCTTGGAATTGTATGGCTTTGTTCTTTCAGTAAATAGCTAGAATTTGGAGTTTTATctacttttcaaaaaaattcttgatctctACCAAAATCCTAACACATTTCAACAGCATAAATGAGAGCATCAGAATCACATTCAAAAGCATGAGTTCATCATAGAAAAGTGCTCAGCAGACCGACAACTAATTTAAACACACACCTCTTGCTACTAGAGCTTGGAAGTATTCAGCAAGACAAAAATGTTTTCCAAAGGGTGACAGGAAAGTTTCATTCACATTCTTCAGCACTTCCCATCAGCAAGGTTAGTGGGTTACGTAAAACATTCAGAGAAATGTGGCCATCATGGGAACAAAAGCCAGAGAGCAATTTTTCTAAGTATTTAACAATAGAGGCATTTTTCAAATTGTGTCACTTCAGAAACTTCAACTGTTAAGAAAACACACGGTAAATTAAGTAAAACATTCATAAGTATTCTTTGGTTTGGGGTTTGGATACTGCctgggccactcaactcctgatctcattaaaacCAGATACAACAACCGAATTCCAgcggtgaggtgaaagtgacagtccttgacatcaaggtcatgcctgacacagTGTAGCAACAAAAGCCCTATCAAACCTGGAAACAATGGAGATCAGGGGCAAAATCTCTGctgattggaatcatacctggtaGAGAgggaaatggttgtggttgttggtggtcagtcacctcacctctaggtcatctctgcaggagttcttcagggtaccTTCAActgcccaaacatcttcagccgCTTCATCAATGTCTTCCCTTCATGAtaacgtcagaagtggggatattcgctgATGACTGCACCATCTTCAGCAtaattcacaactcctcagatactgaaacaatccataTTCAACTGCTACAAGATCTGGACACTATCCAGGCTTAGACTGACAAATAGCAAGTAatgttcacaccacacaaatgccaagcaatgaccttctccaataagaaacaaacaaacacctGCCCATGGATGTTCAATGGTGTTGtcgtcactgaatcccacacaATGACTGgtgttaccattggccagaaactcaagtggactgACTACAAAcactgtagctacaagaacaggtctaAGGCTAGTAACAGTGTTCACCATATACATTACACATGTAAagagagtgatggaatattccccacttgcctggatgcgtgcagctccaaacacactgaagaagcttgacaccatccaggataatgcagcccacttgattggtgcaACACCCACAAGAatccactccctgcaccactgacactcaggagcaggagtgtgtactatctataagatgaactgcagaatttgaccaaagattcttagacagcaccttcgaaacccacaacaactgccatctagaaggatgagggtagcagatatatgggaacactgtcacccgcatattccaagtcaggatgttaggtggcttggagaggaaatatatcacctttccttcactgttgctgggtcaaaaccctggaattacATCTCCCAGGGTCAACATATAGCACATGGgcagcaatggttcaagaaggcagctcaccatcaccagcAACTAGGAACagatagtaaatgctggccagctagagatgcccacagcccacaaatgaataaaaaagtctGCAACGGATCTTAATTAGCATTGTGAATTCACAATCAGAAGCAGACTTGTTAGAGGCCAAGATTAAGTTGTTTTACAGTCAACAAATTGATGTGGTATTTAATTACTGTACTCAGATCTTGCTGATGTGTCATTTTGGTTGACAGTACAACAAATCACTTACATGATTAATGGATTTCAGTTGCCAGATTTAGTGCTGAATAAAA
Above is a window of Stegostoma tigrinum isolate sSteTig4 chromosome 4, sSteTig4.hap1, whole genome shotgun sequence DNA encoding:
- the elovl4a gene encoding elongation of very long chain fatty acids protein 4a isoform X1, encoding MDAVVHFINDSLEFYRWSLTIADKRVENWTLMQSPLPTLALSSLYLLFVWLGPKWMNNREPFQLRTLLIFYNFGMVILNFYIFKELFFAARAAGYSYICQTVKYTDDVNEVRIASALWWYYVSKGIEYLDTVFFILRKKFNQVTFLHVYHHFTMFTLWWIGIKWVAGGQSFFGAHMNAVIHIVMYLYYGLAACGPQFQKYLWWKRYLTIMQLVQFHVTIGHTAYSLYIDCPFPRWMHWALIAYAISFIILFANFYYQTYREPKKELVRNEKVVVNNSGMVNGIKSENKLIVENGKTKKKGKAKHE
- the elovl4a gene encoding elongation of very long chain fatty acids protein 4a isoform X3; the encoded protein is MDAVVHFINDSLEFYRWSLTIADKRVENWTLMQSPLPTLALSSLYLLFVWLGPKWMNNREPFQLRTLLIFYNFGMLFFAARAAGYSYICQTVKYTDDVNEVRIASALWWYYVSKGIEYLDTVFFILRKKFNQVTFLHVYHHFTMFTLWWIGIKWVAGGQSFFGAHMNAVIHIVMYLYYGLAACGPQFQKYLWWKRYLTIMQLVQFHVTIGHTAYSLYIDCPFPRWMHWALIAYAISFIILFANFYYQTYREPKKELVRNEKVVVNNSGMVNGIKSENKLIVENGKTKKKGKAKHE
- the elovl4a gene encoding elongation of very long chain fatty acids protein 4a isoform X2 — its product is MCGEVLQLTVHQDKRVENWTLMQSPLPTLALSSLYLLFVWLGPKWMNNREPFQLRTLLIFYNFGMVILNFYIFKELFFAARAAGYSYICQTVKYTDDVNEVRIASALWWYYVSKGIEYLDTVFFILRKKFNQVTFLHVYHHFTMFTLWWIGIKWVAGGQSFFGAHMNAVIHIVMYLYYGLAACGPQFQKYLWWKRYLTIMQLVQFHVTIGHTAYSLYIDCPFPRWMHWALIAYAISFIILFANFYYQTYREPKKELVRNEKVVVNNSGMVNGIKSENKLIVENGKTKKKGKAKHE
- the elovl4a gene encoding elongation of very long chain fatty acids protein 4a isoform X4; translation: MQSPLPTLALSSLYLLFVWLGPKWMNNREPFQLRTLLIFYNFGMVILNFYIFKELFFAARAAGYSYICQTVKYTDDVNEVRIASALWWYYVSKGIEYLDTVFFILRKKFNQVTFLHVYHHFTMFTLWWIGIKWVAGGQSFFGAHMNAVIHIVMYLYYGLAACGPQFQKYLWWKRYLTIMQLVQFHVTIGHTAYSLYIDCPFPRWMHWALIAYAISFIILFANFYYQTYREPKKELVRNEKVVVNNSGMVNGIKSENKLIVENGKTKKKGKAKHE